The following proteins come from a genomic window of Eleginops maclovinus isolate JMC-PN-2008 ecotype Puerto Natales chromosome 8, JC_Emac_rtc_rv5, whole genome shotgun sequence:
- the LOC134868474 gene encoding uncharacterized protein LOC134868474, translating into MKSWNMRVIRVLQMSVLLVGLCQAQRAPPLSTSEEAGGVPVSQLKMLALGLSHLLKGVEENARQLEQRGERAAAELDGATKNLESLRKQSPKAGRNHRQVRKDLQILSARGDRLSKAARDLQKGLEDVEMEQGVMQHRINRILQKIKSLTEPKSRGPTQLDMGSVKVMMDKQARLLASLTTEVSSRDRMIDRRRRHIDHLEKQISESLPGALRADSHSDCV; encoded by the exons ATGAAATCCTGGAATATGAGGGTCATCCGAGTGTTACAGATGTCTGTTTTGTTGGTGGGGCTCTGCCAGGCCCAGCGTGCCCCTCCACTCTCCACCTCAGAGGAGGCAGGTGGGGTCCCCGTGTCCCAGCTGAAGATGTTGGCACTGGGACTGTCTCACCTGCTGAAGGGTGTGGAGGAGAACGCCAGGCAGCTGGAGCAGCGGGGAGAGCGGGCGGCAGCCGAGCTGGACGGGGCCACGAAGAACCTGGAGAGCCTTCGAAAGCAAAGTCCAAAGGCAGGACGGAATCACAGACAG GTGAGGAAGGACCTGCAGATTCTGAGTGCCAGGGGGGACAGGCTGTCGAAGGCGGCCAGAGATCTGCAGAAGGGGCTGGAGGATGTGGAGATGGAGCAGGGAGTCATGCAGCATCGGATAAACCGGATCCTCcagaaaataaagagcctgaCGGAGCCCAAGTCAAGGGGTCCAACACAGCTGGACATGGGGTCTGTGAAG GTTATGATGGATAAACAGGCCCGACTGCTCGCCAGTCTGACCACAGAGGTTTCGTCCCGGGACAGAATGATTGACAGGCGCCGGCGGCACATTGACCACCTGGAGAAACAG ATATCTGAGAGCCTCCCAGGCGCACTGAGGGCAGATTCTCACTCCGACTGTGTGTGA
- the pip5k1ba gene encoding phosphatidylinositol-4-phosphate 5-kinase, type I, beta a isoform X2, protein MSTTTVDSAGSGTKLYKHKPTAAALKGAIQLGIGYAVGNLSSKPDRDVLMQDFSVVESAFLPSEGSNMTPAHHYPDFRLKTYAPLAFRYFRELFGIKPDDYLYSICNEPLIELSNPGASSSWFYLTSDDEFIIKTVQHKEAEFLQKLLPGYYMNLNQNPRTLLPKFYGLYCIQCGGVTVRVVVMNNVLPRAIKMHYKYDLKGSSYKRRASRKERVKSSPTFKDLDFQEMSEGLHFDADTYSALMKTLQRDCRVLESFKIMDYSLLLGVHVLDRKLLSRGSRCDSRKGQKVLYSTALESIQGNVKAPEPVADDDTFGGIPAKHKDENLLIFLGIIDILQSYRFIKKVEHSWKALVHDGVTAHPPSDSNCINIHVHSCACACLRSDIVLYFQDTVSVHRPSFYADRFLKFMGSTVFKKIHPLRGASSKRKRTSMNAAKSASQEFLSPHREEKKEEKKAQSLDNLDGNFYSSSKQPDILPRVSFKATEKDEEDLDNGEERRASSSTIALEDPLPSLSRSQSDSELDVYLGATGSQSFQ, encoded by the exons ATGTCAACCACCACGGTAGACAGCGCAGGAAGTGGAACTAAACTCTACAAACACAAG CCCACGGCAGCAGCCCTGAAAGGAGCCATCCAGCTGGGCATCGGTTACGCTGTGGGAAACCTCAGCTCCAAACCGGACCGAGATGTTCTCATGCAGGACTTCTCCGTGGTGGAGAGCGCTTTTCTGCCCAG TGAGGGCAGCAACATGACTCCAGCACATCACTACCCAGATTTCCGTCTGAAGACGTACGCCCCGCTGGCCTTTCGCTACTTCAGAGAGCTGTTCGGCATCAAACCAGACGACTATCTG TACTCCATCTGCAACGAGCCTCTGATCGAGCTGAGCAACCCCGGAGCCAGCAGCTCCTGGTTCTACCTCACCAGCGACGATGAGTTCATCATAAAGACGGTGCAGCACAAAGAGGCAGAGTTCCTGCAGAAGCTGCTTCCTGGGTACTACATG AATCTGAATCAGAACCCGAGGACGTTGCTGCCCAAGTTCTACGGCCTTTACTGCATCCAGTGCGGCGGCGTCACCGTCAGAGTGGTGGTGATGAACAACGTTCTGCCGCGCGCCATAAAGATGCACTACAAGTACGACCTGAAGGGTTCTTCGTACAAACGCCGAGCATCACGCAAGGAGCGCGTCAAGTCCTCGCCCACGTTCAAAGACCTGGACTTCCAGGAGATGTCCGAGGGCCTGCACTTTGACGCGGACACCTACAGCGCCCTGATGAAGACGCTGCAGAGGGACTGTCGG GTCCTAGAGAGCTTTAAGATCATGGACTACAGTCTCCTGCTCGGGGTTCATGTTTTAGACCGGAAGCTGCTGAGCAGAGGAAGTCGATGTGACAGCAGGAAGGGACAGAAAGTCCTTTACTCCACCGCCCTCGAGTCTATCCAGGGGAACGTGAAGGCCCCCGAACCTGTGGCTGATGACGACAC ATTTGGTGGGATTCCTGCCAAACATAAAGATGAGAACCTTCTCATCTTTTTGGGAATCATCGATATCCTTCAGTCCTACAG gtTTATCAAGAAGGTGGAACACTCCTGGAAAGCTCTTGTACATGATGGGGTAACTGCACATCCTCCTTCTGACTCCAACTGCATAAATATTCATGTACACAGTTGCGCGTGTGCGTGTTTGCGCTCTGACATTGTCCTTTATTTTCAGGACACGGTGTCGGTTCACAGGCCCAGTTTCTATGCGGACAGATTTCTGAAGTTTATGGGCTCGACTGTATTCAAAAAGATTCATC CTCTACGAGGAGCATCttcaaagaggaagaggacttCCATGAATGCTGCAAAGTCCGCCTCTCAGGAGTTTCTGTCcccacacagagaggagaaaaaggaggagaagaaagccCAAAGTTTGGACAACCTGGATGGAAACT TTTACAGTTCCTCCAAGCAGCCGGATATCCTTCCCAGAGTTTCATTCAAGGCCACAGAAAAGGATGAAGAGGACCTTGATAACGG TGAAGAGCGCCGAGCCTCCAGTTCAACCATCGCTCTGGAAGATCCTCTgccgtctctcagcaggagcCAGTCAGACTCTGAACTGGACGTCTACTTG GGGGCCACTGGTTCTCAGTCATTTCAGTAA
- the pip5k1ba gene encoding phosphatidylinositol-4-phosphate 5-kinase, type I, beta a isoform X3, producing the protein MSTTTVDSAGSGTKLYKHKPTAAALKGAIQLGIGYAVGNLSSKPDRDVLMQDFSVVESAFLPSEGSNMTPAHHYPDFRLKTYAPLAFRYFRELFGIKPDDYLYSICNEPLIELSNPGASSSWFYLTSDDEFIIKTVQHKEAEFLQKLLPGYYMNLNQNPRTLLPKFYGLYCIQCGGVTVRVVVMNNVLPRAIKMHYKYDLKGSSYKRRASRKERVKSSPTFKDLDFQEMSEGLHFDADTYSALMKTLQRDCRVLESFKIMDYSLLLGVHVLDRKLLSRGSRCDSRKGQKVLYSTALESIQGNVKAPEPVADDDTFGGIPAKHKDENLLIFLGIIDILQSYRFIKKVEHSWKALVHDGVTAHPPSDSNCINIHVHSCACACLRSDIVLYFQDTVSVHRPSFYADRFLKFMGSTVFKKIHPLRGASSKRKRTSMNAAKSASQEFLSPHREEKKEEKKAQSLDNLDGNFYSSSKQPDILPRVSFKATEKDEEDLDNGEERRASSSTIALEDPLPSLSRSQSDSELDVYL; encoded by the exons ATGTCAACCACCACGGTAGACAGCGCAGGAAGTGGAACTAAACTCTACAAACACAAG CCCACGGCAGCAGCCCTGAAAGGAGCCATCCAGCTGGGCATCGGTTACGCTGTGGGAAACCTCAGCTCCAAACCGGACCGAGATGTTCTCATGCAGGACTTCTCCGTGGTGGAGAGCGCTTTTCTGCCCAG TGAGGGCAGCAACATGACTCCAGCACATCACTACCCAGATTTCCGTCTGAAGACGTACGCCCCGCTGGCCTTTCGCTACTTCAGAGAGCTGTTCGGCATCAAACCAGACGACTATCTG TACTCCATCTGCAACGAGCCTCTGATCGAGCTGAGCAACCCCGGAGCCAGCAGCTCCTGGTTCTACCTCACCAGCGACGATGAGTTCATCATAAAGACGGTGCAGCACAAAGAGGCAGAGTTCCTGCAGAAGCTGCTTCCTGGGTACTACATG AATCTGAATCAGAACCCGAGGACGTTGCTGCCCAAGTTCTACGGCCTTTACTGCATCCAGTGCGGCGGCGTCACCGTCAGAGTGGTGGTGATGAACAACGTTCTGCCGCGCGCCATAAAGATGCACTACAAGTACGACCTGAAGGGTTCTTCGTACAAACGCCGAGCATCACGCAAGGAGCGCGTCAAGTCCTCGCCCACGTTCAAAGACCTGGACTTCCAGGAGATGTCCGAGGGCCTGCACTTTGACGCGGACACCTACAGCGCCCTGATGAAGACGCTGCAGAGGGACTGTCGG GTCCTAGAGAGCTTTAAGATCATGGACTACAGTCTCCTGCTCGGGGTTCATGTTTTAGACCGGAAGCTGCTGAGCAGAGGAAGTCGATGTGACAGCAGGAAGGGACAGAAAGTCCTTTACTCCACCGCCCTCGAGTCTATCCAGGGGAACGTGAAGGCCCCCGAACCTGTGGCTGATGACGACAC ATTTGGTGGGATTCCTGCCAAACATAAAGATGAGAACCTTCTCATCTTTTTGGGAATCATCGATATCCTTCAGTCCTACAG gtTTATCAAGAAGGTGGAACACTCCTGGAAAGCTCTTGTACATGATGGGGTAACTGCACATCCTCCTTCTGACTCCAACTGCATAAATATTCATGTACACAGTTGCGCGTGTGCGTGTTTGCGCTCTGACATTGTCCTTTATTTTCAGGACACGGTGTCGGTTCACAGGCCCAGTTTCTATGCGGACAGATTTCTGAAGTTTATGGGCTCGACTGTATTCAAAAAGATTCATC CTCTACGAGGAGCATCttcaaagaggaagaggacttCCATGAATGCTGCAAAGTCCGCCTCTCAGGAGTTTCTGTCcccacacagagaggagaaaaaggaggagaagaaagccCAAAGTTTGGACAACCTGGATGGAAACT TTTACAGTTCCTCCAAGCAGCCGGATATCCTTCCCAGAGTTTCATTCAAGGCCACAGAAAAGGATGAAGAGGACCTTGATAACGG TGAAGAGCGCCGAGCCTCCAGTTCAACCATCGCTCTGGAAGATCCTCTgccgtctctcagcaggagcCAGTCAGACTCTGAACTGGACGTCTACTTG tGA
- the pip5k1ba gene encoding phosphatidylinositol-4-phosphate 5-kinase, type I, beta a isoform X4: MSTTTVDSAGSGTKLYKHKPTAAALKGAIQLGIGYAVGNLSSKPDRDVLMQDFSVVESAFLPSEGSNMTPAHHYPDFRLKTYAPLAFRYFRELFGIKPDDYLYSICNEPLIELSNPGASSSWFYLTSDDEFIIKTVQHKEAEFLQKLLPGYYMNLNQNPRTLLPKFYGLYCIQCGGVTVRVVVMNNVLPRAIKMHYKYDLKGSSYKRRASRKERVKSSPTFKDLDFQEMSEGLHFDADTYSALMKTLQRDCRVLESFKIMDYSLLLGVHVLDRKLLSRGSRCDSRKGQKVLYSTALESIQGNVKAPEPVADDDTFGGIPAKHKDENLLIFLGIIDILQSYRFIKKVEHSWKALVHDGDTVSVHRPSFYADRFLKFMGSTVFKKIHPLRGASSKRKRTSMNAAKSASQEFLSPHREEKKEEKKAQSLDNLDGNFYSSSKQPDILPRVSFKATEKDEEDLDNGEERRASSSTIALEDPLPSLSRSQSDSELDVYLRHTDSPRPPAGADQSLVSQQQ; encoded by the exons ATGTCAACCACCACGGTAGACAGCGCAGGAAGTGGAACTAAACTCTACAAACACAAG CCCACGGCAGCAGCCCTGAAAGGAGCCATCCAGCTGGGCATCGGTTACGCTGTGGGAAACCTCAGCTCCAAACCGGACCGAGATGTTCTCATGCAGGACTTCTCCGTGGTGGAGAGCGCTTTTCTGCCCAG TGAGGGCAGCAACATGACTCCAGCACATCACTACCCAGATTTCCGTCTGAAGACGTACGCCCCGCTGGCCTTTCGCTACTTCAGAGAGCTGTTCGGCATCAAACCAGACGACTATCTG TACTCCATCTGCAACGAGCCTCTGATCGAGCTGAGCAACCCCGGAGCCAGCAGCTCCTGGTTCTACCTCACCAGCGACGATGAGTTCATCATAAAGACGGTGCAGCACAAAGAGGCAGAGTTCCTGCAGAAGCTGCTTCCTGGGTACTACATG AATCTGAATCAGAACCCGAGGACGTTGCTGCCCAAGTTCTACGGCCTTTACTGCATCCAGTGCGGCGGCGTCACCGTCAGAGTGGTGGTGATGAACAACGTTCTGCCGCGCGCCATAAAGATGCACTACAAGTACGACCTGAAGGGTTCTTCGTACAAACGCCGAGCATCACGCAAGGAGCGCGTCAAGTCCTCGCCCACGTTCAAAGACCTGGACTTCCAGGAGATGTCCGAGGGCCTGCACTTTGACGCGGACACCTACAGCGCCCTGATGAAGACGCTGCAGAGGGACTGTCGG GTCCTAGAGAGCTTTAAGATCATGGACTACAGTCTCCTGCTCGGGGTTCATGTTTTAGACCGGAAGCTGCTGAGCAGAGGAAGTCGATGTGACAGCAGGAAGGGACAGAAAGTCCTTTACTCCACCGCCCTCGAGTCTATCCAGGGGAACGTGAAGGCCCCCGAACCTGTGGCTGATGACGACAC ATTTGGTGGGATTCCTGCCAAACATAAAGATGAGAACCTTCTCATCTTTTTGGGAATCATCGATATCCTTCAGTCCTACAG gtTTATCAAGAAGGTGGAACACTCCTGGAAAGCTCTTGTACATGATGGG GACACGGTGTCGGTTCACAGGCCCAGTTTCTATGCGGACAGATTTCTGAAGTTTATGGGCTCGACTGTATTCAAAAAGATTCATC CTCTACGAGGAGCATCttcaaagaggaagaggacttCCATGAATGCTGCAAAGTCCGCCTCTCAGGAGTTTCTGTCcccacacagagaggagaaaaaggaggagaagaaagccCAAAGTTTGGACAACCTGGATGGAAACT TTTACAGTTCCTCCAAGCAGCCGGATATCCTTCCCAGAGTTTCATTCAAGGCCACAGAAAAGGATGAAGAGGACCTTGATAACGG TGAAGAGCGCCGAGCCTCCAGTTCAACCATCGCTCTGGAAGATCCTCTgccgtctctcagcaggagcCAGTCAGACTCTGAACTGGACGTCTACTTG CGTCACACAGACTCACCCAGACCCCCAGCTGGAGCTGATCAGTCGCTTGTGTCCCAGCAACAATGA
- the pip5k1ba gene encoding phosphatidylinositol-4-phosphate 5-kinase, type I, beta a isoform X1, with protein sequence MSTTTVDSAGSGTKLYKHKPTAAALKGAIQLGIGYAVGNLSSKPDRDVLMQDFSVVESAFLPSEGSNMTPAHHYPDFRLKTYAPLAFRYFRELFGIKPDDYLYSICNEPLIELSNPGASSSWFYLTSDDEFIIKTVQHKEAEFLQKLLPGYYMNLNQNPRTLLPKFYGLYCIQCGGVTVRVVVMNNVLPRAIKMHYKYDLKGSSYKRRASRKERVKSSPTFKDLDFQEMSEGLHFDADTYSALMKTLQRDCRVLESFKIMDYSLLLGVHVLDRKLLSRGSRCDSRKGQKVLYSTALESIQGNVKAPEPVADDDTFGGIPAKHKDENLLIFLGIIDILQSYRFIKKVEHSWKALVHDGVTAHPPSDSNCINIHVHSCACACLRSDIVLYFQDTVSVHRPSFYADRFLKFMGSTVFKKIHPLRGASSKRKRTSMNAAKSASQEFLSPHREEKKEEKKAQSLDNLDGNFYSSSKQPDILPRVSFKATEKDEEDLDNGEERRASSSTIALEDPLPSLSRSQSDSELDVYLRHTDSPRPPAGADQSLVSQQQ encoded by the exons ATGTCAACCACCACGGTAGACAGCGCAGGAAGTGGAACTAAACTCTACAAACACAAG CCCACGGCAGCAGCCCTGAAAGGAGCCATCCAGCTGGGCATCGGTTACGCTGTGGGAAACCTCAGCTCCAAACCGGACCGAGATGTTCTCATGCAGGACTTCTCCGTGGTGGAGAGCGCTTTTCTGCCCAG TGAGGGCAGCAACATGACTCCAGCACATCACTACCCAGATTTCCGTCTGAAGACGTACGCCCCGCTGGCCTTTCGCTACTTCAGAGAGCTGTTCGGCATCAAACCAGACGACTATCTG TACTCCATCTGCAACGAGCCTCTGATCGAGCTGAGCAACCCCGGAGCCAGCAGCTCCTGGTTCTACCTCACCAGCGACGATGAGTTCATCATAAAGACGGTGCAGCACAAAGAGGCAGAGTTCCTGCAGAAGCTGCTTCCTGGGTACTACATG AATCTGAATCAGAACCCGAGGACGTTGCTGCCCAAGTTCTACGGCCTTTACTGCATCCAGTGCGGCGGCGTCACCGTCAGAGTGGTGGTGATGAACAACGTTCTGCCGCGCGCCATAAAGATGCACTACAAGTACGACCTGAAGGGTTCTTCGTACAAACGCCGAGCATCACGCAAGGAGCGCGTCAAGTCCTCGCCCACGTTCAAAGACCTGGACTTCCAGGAGATGTCCGAGGGCCTGCACTTTGACGCGGACACCTACAGCGCCCTGATGAAGACGCTGCAGAGGGACTGTCGG GTCCTAGAGAGCTTTAAGATCATGGACTACAGTCTCCTGCTCGGGGTTCATGTTTTAGACCGGAAGCTGCTGAGCAGAGGAAGTCGATGTGACAGCAGGAAGGGACAGAAAGTCCTTTACTCCACCGCCCTCGAGTCTATCCAGGGGAACGTGAAGGCCCCCGAACCTGTGGCTGATGACGACAC ATTTGGTGGGATTCCTGCCAAACATAAAGATGAGAACCTTCTCATCTTTTTGGGAATCATCGATATCCTTCAGTCCTACAG gtTTATCAAGAAGGTGGAACACTCCTGGAAAGCTCTTGTACATGATGGGGTAACTGCACATCCTCCTTCTGACTCCAACTGCATAAATATTCATGTACACAGTTGCGCGTGTGCGTGTTTGCGCTCTGACATTGTCCTTTATTTTCAGGACACGGTGTCGGTTCACAGGCCCAGTTTCTATGCGGACAGATTTCTGAAGTTTATGGGCTCGACTGTATTCAAAAAGATTCATC CTCTACGAGGAGCATCttcaaagaggaagaggacttCCATGAATGCTGCAAAGTCCGCCTCTCAGGAGTTTCTGTCcccacacagagaggagaaaaaggaggagaagaaagccCAAAGTTTGGACAACCTGGATGGAAACT TTTACAGTTCCTCCAAGCAGCCGGATATCCTTCCCAGAGTTTCATTCAAGGCCACAGAAAAGGATGAAGAGGACCTTGATAACGG TGAAGAGCGCCGAGCCTCCAGTTCAACCATCGCTCTGGAAGATCCTCTgccgtctctcagcaggagcCAGTCAGACTCTGAACTGGACGTCTACTTG CGTCACACAGACTCACCCAGACCCCCAGCTGGAGCTGATCAGTCGCTTGTGTCCCAGCAACAATGA